The following proteins are encoded in a genomic region of Triticum dicoccoides isolate Atlit2015 ecotype Zavitan chromosome 1B, WEW_v2.0, whole genome shotgun sequence:
- the LOC119335645 gene encoding serine/threonine-protein kinase BSK2-like produces the protein MGCFQSKPAGKPLPPDADAALPPDDPADPEAANGADGAGADGDEKDGAKRAVPVFREFGLAELRAATKGFSADLIVSESGEKAPNVVYRGRLDGGRLIAVKRFSRLSWPDPQQFLAEAAGVGKVRHKRLVNLIGCCAEGDERLLVAEYMPNDTLSKHLFHWDKQPLPWEMRLRVAHYIAQALDHCNAENRKIYHDLNAYRVLFDEEGDPRLSSFGLMKNSRDGKSYSTNLAYTPPEFLRTGRVIAESVIYSYGTVLLDLLSGKHIPPSHALDLIRGKNILLLMDSSLEGQYANEDASKLVDLASKCLQFEARDRPNIKYLLSSVGPLQKQKEVASHVLMGITKTTSVLPTILSPLGKACAGMDLTAVHDILLKTGYKDDEGAENELSFQEWTQQVQEMLNTKKFGDIAFRDKDFKTAIDYYSKLVGMMSVPSATVFARRSFSYLMNGQSELALRDAMQAQVCMPEWPTAFYLQALALSKLGMETDAQDMLNDGATFEAKKQNSWRG, from the exons ATGGGGTGCTTCCAGTCCAAGCCGGCGGGGAAGCCGCTGCcgcccgacgccgacgccgccctCCCGCCCGACGACCCCGCAGATCCCG AGGCGGCGAACGGAGCGGACGGGGCGGGCGCGGACGGCGACGAGAAGGACGGGGCGAAGCGGGCGGTGCCGGTCTTCAGGGAGTTCGGGCTCGCCGAGCTGCGGGCCGCCACCAAGGGCTTCAGCGCCGACCTCATCGTCTCCGAGAGCGGCGAGAAGGCGCCCAACGTCGTCTACCGGGGCCGCCTCGACGGCGGCCGCCTCATCGCCGTCAAGCGCTTCTCCCGCCTCTCGTGGCCCGACCCGCAGCAGTTCCTC GCGGAAGCGGCCGGCGTGGGGAAGGTGCGGCACAAGCGCCTCGTCAACCTCATTGGCTGCTGCGCCGAGGGTGACGAGAGGCTGCTCGTCGCGGAGTACATGCCCAACGACACATTGTCCAAGCACCTCTTCCACT GGGATAAGCAGCCGTTGCCATGGGAAATGCGGTTGAGGGTTGCACACTACATTGCACAAGCTCTCGATCATTGCAATGCAGAGAACAGGAAAATCTATCATGACTTGAATGCCTACAGAGTACTTTTTGATGAG GAAGGTGATCCTCGCTTGTCAAGTTTTGGACTAATGAAGAACAGCCGCGACGGAAAAAGTTATAGCACTAACCTGGCTTACACCCCGCCAGAGTTCCTACGAACGG GCAGAGTCATCGCTGAGAGTGTGATATATAGCTACGGAACAGTTCTGTTGGATCTTTTGAGTGGGAAACACATTCCTCCTAGTCAT GCACTTGATTTGATAAGGGGAAAGAACATACTGCTATTGATGGATTCCTCCTTAGAAGGGCAATATGCTAATGAAGATGCTTCAAAATTAGTCGATCTTGCATCAAAATGCTTGCAGTTTGAAGCTAGGGACAGACCCAATATAAAGTATTTATTGTCTTCTGTTGGGCCTCTTCAGAAGCAAAAGGAG GTGGCGTCACATGTGTTGATGGGCATTACGAAAACCACGTCGGTCTTACCAACTATTCTTTCTCCACTTGGAAAGGCATGTGCCGGAATGGACCTTACAGCAGTACATGATATATTGCTCAAAACAGGTTACAAAGATGATGAAGGTGCCGAAAATGAG TTGTCCTTTCAAGAATGGACtcagcaagtgcaagagatgctgaACACAAAGAAGTTTGGTGATATTGCATTTCGAGATAAGGATTTCAAGACTGCAATTGACTACTATTCAAAG CTAGTTGGAATGATGTCAGTACCTTCAGCTACAGTTTTCGCCAGACGGAGTTTTTCCTACCTGATGAACGGTCAGTCGGAGCTTGCTCTACGCGACGCAATGCAGGCCCAGGTCTGCATGCCCGAATGGCCTACTGCATTCTACCTCCAAGCCCTAGCTCTCTCAAAGCTTGGAATGGAAACCGATGCACAGGACATGCTCAATGACGGAGCCACCTTTGAGGCCAAGAAGCAAAACAGCTGGCGTGGTTAG